Proteins from a genomic interval of Gordonia sp. SL306:
- a CDS encoding glycerophosphodiester phosphodiesterase — MTDPPAPTAVTHDGHATQIKWHRARRRVDDAAFTRSRIVEGMALGASVEVDLVIHADSGFAVLHDRDVAHATTGTGHISDLPASYVRTLFLRSNAGVPLDEPVLLLEDLSDVLTRPTVHPGALLQLDFKEDAQALDTAAIDTFARAVAPIARNAILSCGDAEAVRLLTDPVPGIRVGYDPCHHGAVDRVLRSGDFATFVERAVAASPRAEMIYLERRLVLEADRRGFDIIDAFHAYARTVDAYTLYRADGESVRQARRLVELRVDQITTDDPEGVVAALTGAASSSTAAERDGIFDADGR, encoded by the coding sequence GTGACCGACCCACCCGCGCCGACGGCCGTCACCCACGACGGCCACGCCACGCAGATCAAATGGCACCGGGCGCGACGTCGTGTCGACGACGCCGCTTTCACGAGGTCTCGCATCGTCGAGGGCATGGCGCTCGGCGCAAGTGTCGAAGTCGACCTGGTGATCCATGCCGATAGTGGATTCGCGGTCCTGCACGACCGCGACGTCGCACACGCCACCACGGGAACCGGCCACATCTCCGACCTCCCGGCGAGCTATGTCCGCACGCTGTTCCTGCGGTCCAACGCCGGAGTTCCGCTCGACGAGCCGGTCCTGCTCCTCGAGGACCTCTCCGACGTCCTCACCCGGCCGACCGTTCATCCGGGCGCGTTGCTGCAGTTGGATTTCAAGGAGGACGCCCAGGCGTTGGACACCGCAGCGATCGACACCTTCGCGCGTGCGGTCGCACCGATCGCGCGCAATGCGATCCTCTCGTGCGGTGATGCCGAGGCCGTACGCCTGCTGACCGACCCGGTCCCGGGCATCCGTGTCGGTTACGACCCCTGCCATCACGGTGCCGTCGACCGGGTCCTGCGCTCGGGTGATTTCGCGACCTTCGTCGAGCGCGCGGTCGCGGCGTCGCCCCGCGCCGAGATGATCTACCTCGAACGTCGGTTGGTCCTCGAGGCGGATCGTCGCGGCTTCGACATCATCGACGCATTCCACGCGTACGCGCGCACCGTCGACGCCTACACGCTCTACCGTGCCGACGGCGAGTCCGTCCGGCAGGCACGACGGCTCGTCGAACTGCGGGTCGATCAGATCACCACCGACGACCCGGAGGGTGTGGTCGCGGCGCTGACGGGCGCAGCGTCGAGTTCGACGGCCGCGGAACGCGACGGAATCTTCGACGCGGACGGCAGGTGA
- a CDS encoding diacylglycerol kinase, giving the protein MTLRVVEWSTGTVGRHAIAGIDARPDLELVGVWVSDPAKVGRDAGDLAGLDRELGVVATDDRDALIALRPDCIVHTAMTDDRIFEAIDDLIFFVENGINVVSSGPVVLQFPQGILNQELLDRIAAAGESGNASLHVNGIDPGFANDVLPLAMTSLSQRIDEVRCLEIADYSTYYQPVVMKDIFGFGQPMDATPLLLLPGVLAMGWGSVVRQIAAGLGLTLDEPLIERHDRVAADRDYSTVSVEIPEGTMAALHFEVVGQVDGVDRVVLEHYTRTDPQQCPDWPTPAEGDGCYRILISGEPEMKVEFGHHGEHGDHNVSGMIVTAMRLVNSVAAVVDAKPGLVTALDLPMVSGRGLVAGA; this is encoded by the coding sequence ATGACTCTTCGTGTGGTCGAGTGGTCGACCGGAACCGTGGGTAGACATGCAATCGCCGGGATCGATGCCCGGCCTGATCTGGAGCTCGTCGGGGTCTGGGTGTCGGACCCGGCCAAGGTCGGCAGGGATGCCGGCGACCTCGCCGGACTCGATCGAGAACTCGGTGTCGTCGCCACCGACGACCGTGACGCGCTGATCGCCCTGCGGCCCGACTGCATCGTGCACACCGCGATGACCGACGATCGAATCTTCGAGGCGATCGACGATCTCATCTTCTTCGTCGAGAACGGGATCAACGTCGTGTCGAGCGGACCGGTGGTGCTTCAGTTCCCGCAGGGCATCCTCAACCAGGAGTTGCTCGACCGGATCGCGGCCGCAGGCGAATCCGGCAACGCCAGCCTGCACGTGAACGGCATCGATCCCGGGTTCGCCAACGACGTTCTGCCGTTGGCGATGACGAGTCTCTCGCAGCGGATTGACGAGGTGCGCTGCCTCGAGATCGCCGACTACTCGACGTACTACCAGCCGGTGGTCATGAAGGACATCTTCGGGTTCGGACAGCCGATGGATGCGACGCCGCTGCTGCTGCTGCCGGGCGTGCTGGCGATGGGGTGGGGCAGCGTGGTCCGGCAGATCGCCGCCGGACTCGGGCTGACCCTGGACGAGCCATTGATCGAACGTCACGACCGGGTGGCAGCTGACCGCGACTATTCGACGGTGTCCGTGGAGATCCCCGAAGGGACCATGGCGGCACTCCATTTCGAGGTGGTCGGGCAGGTCGACGGCGTCGATCGCGTCGTACTCGAGCACTACACCCGCACGGATCCGCAGCAGTGTCCCGACTGGCCGACGCCCGCCGAGGGCGACGGCTGCTACCGCATCCTCATCTCTGGTGAACCCGAGATGAAGGTCGAGTTCGGCCACCACGGCGAGCACGGCGACCACAACGTGTCGGGGATGATCGTGACGGCGATGCGGCTGGTCAATTCCGTTGCCGCCGTAGTGGATGCGAAGCCGGGACTCGTTACCGCCTTGGACCTGCCGATGGTGAGCGGTCGGGGGTTGGTGGCGGGGGCCTAG
- a CDS encoding amidohydrolase family protein — MNIDDLVLISIDDHVVEPPDMFLRHVPDKYRDQAPVVITDDKGVDQWIYMGKQAGVSGLNAVVSWPAEEWGRDPAGFAEMRPGVYNVHERVRDMSRNGIWASMCFPTFAGFSARHLNQHQSDITLVMVSAYNDWHIDEWAGAYPDRFIPLALLPTWNVDAMCAEIRRVAAKGCRAVTMPELPHLEGLPSYHDLDYWGPVFETLSETGLVMCLHIGTGFGALNLAKDSTIDSLMVLASQISALAAQDLLWGPAMRTYPDLKFAFSEGGIGWIPFYLDRSDRHYTNQKWLRRDFGDKLPSEVFRDHSLACYVTDKTSLLLRHEIGIDNIAWECDYPHSDCFWPDAPEQMLSELQAAGADDSDINQISWENSARFFNWNPLDKHTREEINVGALRRSAADVDVSIRSRDEWKRRYNEKHMAQA; from the coding sequence ATGAACATTGACGACCTGGTGCTCATCAGCATCGACGACCACGTGGTGGAACCACCGGACATGTTCCTCCGCCACGTCCCGGACAAGTACCGCGATCAGGCACCGGTCGTCATCACCGACGACAAGGGCGTCGATCAGTGGATCTACATGGGCAAGCAAGCGGGGGTCAGCGGACTCAACGCGGTGGTGTCCTGGCCCGCCGAGGAATGGGGCCGCGACCCGGCCGGATTCGCCGAGATGCGGCCCGGGGTCTACAACGTCCACGAGCGCGTTCGGGACATGAGCCGCAACGGGATCTGGGCGTCGATGTGCTTTCCCACCTTCGCCGGGTTCTCCGCACGTCACCTGAACCAGCACCAGAGCGACATCACCCTCGTGATGGTGTCCGCATACAACGACTGGCACATCGACGAGTGGGCAGGCGCCTACCCCGATCGCTTCATCCCATTGGCACTGCTGCCCACCTGGAACGTCGACGCGATGTGTGCGGAGATCCGGCGGGTGGCGGCCAAGGGCTGCCGAGCGGTGACCATGCCCGAGCTCCCCCACCTCGAAGGCCTGCCGAGCTACCACGACCTGGATTACTGGGGTCCGGTGTTCGAGACCCTGTCGGAGACGGGCCTGGTGATGTGCCTGCACATCGGCACCGGCTTCGGCGCGCTCAACCTGGCCAAGGATTCGACCATCGACAGCCTCATGGTGCTGGCGTCGCAGATCTCGGCGCTCGCCGCGCAGGACCTCCTCTGGGGTCCGGCGATGCGCACCTATCCCGACCTCAAGTTCGCGTTCTCCGAGGGCGGGATCGGTTGGATACCTTTCTATCTCGATCGCTCGGACCGGCACTACACAAACCAGAAGTGGCTCCGCCGCGACTTCGGCGACAAGCTGCCCAGCGAGGTCTTCCGGGACCACTCACTGGCCTGCTACGTCACCGACAAGACCTCCCTGCTGCTCCGTCACGAGATCGGTATCGACAACATCGCGTGGGAGTGCGACTACCCCCACTCGGACTGCTTCTGGCCTGACGCCCCGGAACAGATGCTGAGCGAGCTCCAGGCTGCCGGTGCCGACGATTCCGACATCAATCAGATCTCATGGGAGAACTCCGCGCGCTTCTTCAACTGGAATCCGCTCGACAAGCACACCCGCGAGGAGATCAACGTCGGTGCCCTCCGGCGATCGGCCGCCGACGTCGACGTGTCGATCCGGTCGCGCGACGAATGGAAGCGTCGCTATAACGAGAAGCACATGGCGCAGGCCTAG
- a CDS encoding metal-dependent transcriptional regulator, which yields MHPASIASDGGPCDPLGDLTAASRQYLKAIWDASEWDRNPVTTKAIAERVGVSPSTASDAVRRLANKGLVRHERYGAVALSSHGEAAAAHIIRRMRLIESFLVRELGYGWHEVHDDADTLAHAASDDLIERIDRQLGHPTRDPHGDPIPAADGRVTTPALRPLSTCETGDTGTVARIADSDPAMLEYFGSVGLTLDSGVTVHAKRPFAGTMRISVTGFAEMELGDIAVRSVWLTTADRG from the coding sequence ATGCATCCGGCCAGTATCGCGTCCGACGGCGGTCCATGTGACCCGCTCGGCGATCTGACGGCAGCGTCGCGGCAGTACCTGAAAGCGATCTGGGACGCGAGTGAGTGGGATCGGAATCCGGTCACCACCAAGGCGATCGCCGAGCGCGTCGGCGTCTCGCCATCGACTGCGTCCGACGCGGTCCGGCGCCTCGCCAACAAGGGGCTCGTGAGGCATGAACGCTACGGTGCCGTGGCACTCAGCAGCCATGGTGAGGCCGCGGCCGCACACATCATCCGGCGCATGCGACTCATCGAATCCTTCCTCGTCCGAGAGCTGGGCTACGGCTGGCACGAGGTTCACGACGACGCCGACACCCTCGCCCATGCCGCCTCCGACGACTTGATCGAGCGCATCGACCGGCAACTGGGACACCCGACACGGGATCCGCACGGCGATCCCATTCCCGCCGCCGACGGTCGGGTGACCACCCCCGCGCTGCGCCCGCTATCGACCTGCGAGACGGGTGACACCGGCACGGTGGCCCGCATCGCCGACTCCGACCCGGCGATGCTCGAGTACTTCGGTTCCGTGGGCCTCACCCTCGACTCGGGAGTGACCGTGCACGCCAAACGACCCTTTGCCGGGACGATGCGCATTTCCGTCACAGGCTTCGCCGAGATGGAACTCGGCGACATCGCGGTCCGGTCGGTCTGGTTGACCACCGCAGACCGCGGATGA